The following proteins come from a genomic window of Salvia hispanica cultivar TCC Black 2014 chromosome 4, UniMelb_Shisp_WGS_1.0, whole genome shotgun sequence:
- the LOC125218108 gene encoding ankyrin repeat and zinc finger domain-containing protein 1 isoform X1, producing the protein MASDAAAIDKAAKPLPRKHNKPDQTRRHRSIFELPPDFFDSCRLFNSTSSDFETSPDDGVEEPKSEKEASENTNHDGNVNSSGKIMQRWSCNTCKAEFESLQDQRYHFKSDLHRFNIKLSIAGKSIINEEDFDEASANSLSKDYDVSSISGSDDEDERETSLLGDRKREFSGLSKRKICIKLKDGEIVSVLKCLFLDDSDSISYDTDKPHFMDGAGVVNLTPREVIEKLRYIVHEPRDNSRLRIVLLARGGHFAGCVFDGNSLVAHKTFHRYVVRAKAGKKQSLKDAGGQAIHSAGASLRRYNELGLKKDIQELLTLWKSHFAMASCIFIYAPSNNRQLLFDGEKPYFICQERAIRNIPLTVRRPTLKEARRIYSLLVQVSSEIVEETTPDTKDESLSSVKSGNHSYTESSGLMSKEDSDGTKVAEASSLVSQINGLSVSFESKDVLNAVGISTPLHEAAKSGNVQKVLELLEQGLDPCIKDERGQMPYMLATDKEVRNTFRRFMASNMEKWDWHAAKVPSPLTKEMEESQAAKQAEKDAKRKAKAKELKKVKKAKEKKAQAEAAESSNNSSKPGNPGSSLLTNKGQSHSTGSAASKEEVLKRNQDLEREKRAAAAERRIAALKAQESAPVAAPTNLQSNNSSGSDVLCSCCFVSLAGIVPFHRYHYKYCSTSCMHVHREILEDG; encoded by the exons ATGGCTAGCGACGCCGCCGCCATTGATAAGGCGGCGAAACCGCTTCCGCGGAAGCACAACAAGCCGGACCAGACGAGGCGACACCGTTCGATATTTGAACTCCCACCGGACTTCTTCGATTCCTGCCGCCTCTTCAACTCCACCTCCTCGGATTTTGAAACTTCGCCCGACGATGGCGTTGAAGAACCGAAATCGGAGAAAGAAGCTTCCGAAAACACCAATCACGACGGAAATGTTAATAGCAGTGGTAAAATTATGCAGAGATGGTCTTGCAATACGTGTAAGGCGGAGTTTGAGTCTCTCCAAGACCAGCGCTACCACTTCAAATCCGACCTGCACCGTTtcaat ATAAAGCTGAGCATTGCTGGAAAGAGCATTATTAACGAGgaagattttgatgaagcaAGTGCAAATTCATTGTCTAAAGACTACGATGTGTCGAGCATTTCTGGATCAGATGACGAGGACGAGAGAGAGACTAGTCTTCTTGGTGACAGGAAACGTGAATTCAGTGGACTATCAAAACgtaaaatttgtataaaactaaaagatgGGGAGATAGTTTCAGTCTTGAAATGCTTATTTCTTGATGACTCTGATAGTATTTCATATGACACTGATAAGCCCCATTTCATGGATGGGGCTGGAGTTGTAAATTTGACTCCAAGAGAAGTGATTGAAAAGCTGAGATACATAGTTCATGAACCTAGAGATAACTCCAGATTGAGGATTGTTTTACTTGCAAGGGGTGGGCACTTTGCTGGGTGTGTATTTGATGGGAATTCGCTTGTGGCTCATAAGACTTTTCACAG ATATGTTGTGAGGGCCAAGGCTGGTAAAAAACAATCATTAAAAGACGCAGGTGGACAAGCTATTCATTCTGCTGGTGCTTCACTTCGTCGCTATAATGAGCTTGGTCTCAAAAAG GATATCCAAGAACTACTTACTTTATGGAAGTCTCATTTTGCCATGGCCTCCTGCATCTTTATTTATGCTCCTTCTAATAACCGTCAACTACTCTTTGATGGAGAAAAACCTTATTTCATCTGTCAAGAACGTGCAataagaaatattccattgacAGTTAGGAGGCCAACCTTGAAGGAAGCTAGGCGAATATACAGCTTGCTTGTACAAGTTTCCTCCGAGATCGTTGAGGAAACAACCCCTGATACAAAAGATGAATCATTATCTAGTGTGAAGAGTGGAAACCACAGCTATACTGAATCCAGTGGATTGATGTCCAAAGAAGATTCAGATGGTACAAAAGTTGCTGAAGCCAGTTCCTTAGTATCTCAAATAAATG GTTTGTCTGTTTCATTTGAGTCCAAAGATGTGCTAAATGCTGTTGGCATATCAACACCTTTGCATGAAGctgcaaagtctggaaatgtTCAAAAAGTTCTGGAACTCCTAGAGCAGGGTTTAGATCCTTGCATTAAAGATGAGAGGGGCCAAATGCCATATATGCTTGCCACTGACAAGGAGGTTAGAAATACGTTCAGACGCTTCATGGCATCAAacatggaaaaatgggactgGCATGCTGCAAAAGTACCCAGCCCTTTGACAAAAGAGATGGAGGAATCTCAAGCAGCTAAGCAG GCAGAAAAAGATGCCAAGAGGAAAGCCAAAGCCAAAGAGTTAAAGAAAGTTAAGAAAGCGAAAGAAAAGAAGGCCCAG GCTGAAGCTGCTGAATCCAGCAATAACTCGTCTAAGCCCGGTAATCCAGGAAGCTCTTTATTAACTAATAAAGGCCAGTCTCACTCTACCGGTTCAGCGGCATCAAAAGAG GAGGTGCTCAAAAGAAATCAAGATCTGGAGAGGGAAAAGAGAGCTGCAGCCGCGGAGAGGCGAATTGCAGCATTAAAAGCACAAGAATCTGCACCAGTTGCTGCTCCAACTAATCTGCAGTCAAATAATTCAAGTGGAAGTGATGTCCTATGCTCGTGCTGCTTTGTGTCGTTGGCTGGTATAGTACCCTTTCATCGATACCATTACAAATACTGCAGCACTTCATGCATGCATGTGCACAGAGAGATCCTTGAAGATGGATGA
- the LOC125218108 gene encoding ankyrin repeat and zinc finger domain-containing protein 1 isoform X2, translating to MASDAAAIDKAAKPLPRKHNKPDQTRRHRSIFELPPDFFDSCRLFNSTSSDFETSPDDGVEEPKSEKEASENTNHDGNVNSSGKIMQRWSCNTCKAEFESLQDQRYHFKSDLHRFNIKLSIAGKSIINEEDFDEASANSLSKDYDVSSISGSDDEDERETSLLGDRKREFSGLSKRKICIKLKDGEIVSVLKCLFLDDSDSISYDTDKPHFMDGAGVVNLTPREVIEKLRYIVHEPRDNSRLRIVLLARGGHFAGCVFDGNSLVAHKTFHRYVVRAKAGKKQSLKDAGGQAIHSAGASLRRYNELGLKKDIQELLTLWKSHFAMASCIFIYAPSNNRQLLFDGEKPYFICQERAIRNIPLTVRRPTLKEARRIYSLLVQVSSEIVEETTPDTKDESLSSVKSGNHSYTESSGLMSKEDSDGTKVAEASSLVSQINGLSVSFESKDVLNAVGISTPLHEAAKSGNVQKVLELLEQGLDPCIKDERGQTPYMLATDKEVRNTFRRFMASNMEKWDWHAAKVPSPLTKEMEESQAAKQAEKDAKRKAKAKELKKVKKAKEKKAQAEAAESSNNSSKPGNPASSLLTNKGQSHSTSSVASKEEVLKRNQDLEREKRAAAAERRIAALKAQESAPVVAPSNLQSKNSSGSDVLCSCCFVSLAGIVPFHRYHYKYCSTSCMHVHREILEDG from the exons ATGGCTAGCGACGCCGCCGCCATTGATAAGGCGGCGAAACCGCTTCCGCGGAAGCACAACAAGCCGGACCAGACGAGGCGACACCGTTCGATATTTGAACTCCCACCGGACTTCTTCGATTCCTGCCGCCTCTTCAACTCCACCTCCTCGGATTTTGAAACTTCGCCCGACGATGGCGTTGAAGAACCGAAATCGGAGAAAGAAGCTTCCGAAAACACCAATCACGACGGAAATGTTAATAGCAGTGGTAAAATTATGCAGAGATGGTCTTGCAATACGTGTAAGGCGGAGTTTGAGTCTCTCCAAGACCAGCGCTACCACTTCAAATCCGACCTGCACCGTTtcaat ATAAAGCTGAGCATTGCTGGAAAGAGCATTATTAACGAGgaagattttgatgaagcaAGTGCAAATTCATTGTCTAAAGACTACGATGTGTCGAGCATTTCTGGATCAGATGACGAGGACGAGAGAGAGACTAGTCTTCTTGGTGACAGGAAACGTGAATTCAGTGGACTATCAAAACgtaaaatttgtataaaactaaaagatgGGGAGATAGTTTCAGTCTTGAAATGCTTATTTCTTGATGACTCTGATAGTATTTCATATGACACTGATAAGCCCCATTTCATGGATGGGGCTGGAGTTGTAAATTTGACTCCAAGAGAAGTGATTGAAAAGCTGAGATACATAGTTCATGAACCTAGAGATAACTCCAGATTGAGGATTGTTTTACTTGCAAGGGGTGGGCACTTTGCTGGGTGTGTATTTGATGGGAATTCGCTTGTGGCTCATAAGACTTTTCACAG ATATGTTGTGAGGGCCAAGGCTGGTAAAAAACAATCATTAAAAGACGCAGGTGGACAAGCTATTCATTCTGCTGGTGCTTCACTTCGTCGCTATAATGAGCTTGGTCTCAAAAAG GATATCCAAGAACTACTTACTTTATGGAAGTCTCATTTTGCCATGGCCTCCTGCATCTTTATTTATGCTCCTTCTAATAACCGTCAACTACTCTTTGATGGAGAAAAACCTTATTTCATCTGTCAAGAACGTGCAataagaaatattccattgacAGTTAGGAGGCCAACCTTGAAGGAAGCTAGGCGAATATACAGCTTGCTTGTACAAGTTTCCTCCGAGATCGTTGAGGAAACAACCCCTGATACAAAAGATGAATCATTATCTAGTGTGAAGAGTGGAAACCACAGCTATACTGAATCCAGTGGATTGATGTCCAAAGAAGATTCAGATGGTACAAAAGTTGCTGAAGCCAGTTCCTTAGTATCTCAAATAAATGGTTTGTCTGTTTCATTTGAGTCCAAAGATGTGCTAAATGCT GTTGGCATATCAACACCTTTGCATGAAGctgcaaagtctggaaatgtTCAAAAAGTTCTGGAACTCCTAGAGCAGGGTTTAGATCCTTGCATTAAAGATGAGAGGGGCCAAACGCCATATATGCTTGCCACTGACAAGGAGGTTAGAAATACGTTCAGACGCTTCATGGCATCAAacatggaaaaatgggactgGCATGCTGCAAAAGTACCCAGCCCTTTGACAAAAGAGATGGAGGAATCTCAAGCAGCTAAGCAG GCAGAAAAAGATGCCAAGAGGAAAGCCAAAGCCAAAGAGTTAAAGAAAGTTAAGAAAGCGAAAGAAAAGAAGGCCCAG GCTGAAGCTGCTGAATCCAGCAATAACTCGTCTAAGCCCGGTAATCCAGCAAGTTCTTTATTAACTAATAAAGGCCAGTCTCACTCTACCAGTTCAGTGGCATCAAAAGAG GAGGTGCTCAAAAGAAATCAAGAtctggagagagaaaagagagcTGCAGCCGCGGAGAGGCGAATCGCAGCATTAAAAGCTCAAGAATCTGCACCAGTCGTTGCTCCAAGTAATCTGCAGTCAAAAAATTCGAGTGGAAGTGATGTCTTATGCTCGTGCTGCTTTGTGTCATTGGCTGGTATAGTACCCTTTCATCGATACCATTACAAATACTGCAGCACTTCATGCATGCATGTGCACAGAGAGATCCTTGAAGATGGATGA
- the LOC125218109 gene encoding phenolic glucoside malonyltransferase 1-like, with protein MTPTTKTLSILRRCSVAPASDAPEQRLPLTYFDILWIFFHPIKRLLFYKHPCSAADFTETIAPNLESSLSQTLRHYLPLAGNLLCPLDSGMPELRYFSGDSVAVTFAESNGDPADFDYLTGNQPREADDFYLFVPKLPESTTDSESGCRKSPLLAIQVTHFPEIGIVIGVTNHHVAGDASSIFGFLKAWSLTAKLGGEAEFTLPFYDRSVLKDSTRRTEIYWNQMRALKLGESKPATNKVRATFVLQKTDIEKLKKLVMEKEPDSNSIHISSFTVTMAYFWWCADRSAAEAGDQIGDEVVEYFGLAVDARSRMDPPLPAAYFGNCVGFVAAGLRHGVIRGEEGFLAAAKAFGEVIRDKVNRKGELLSDADEWLVKFGPLLANRSFGVAGSPKLDMYGLDFGWGEAVKFESVSIDSDNGTISVCKSRDFEGGIELGVAMSKRAVDALSDAFYHGLKTL; from the coding sequence ATGACGCCGACAACCAAAACCCTCTCCATCCTCCGCCGCTGCTCCGTTGCTCCAGCCAGCGACGCGCCGGAGCAGCGCCTCCCTCTCACTTACTTCGACATACTCTGGATCTTCTTCCACCCCATCAAGCGCCTCCTCTTCTACAAACACCCTTGCTCTGCCGCCGATTTCACGGAAACCATCGCCCCGAATCTCGAGAGCTCTCTCTCCCAAACGCTCCGCCACTACCTCCCTCTCGCCGGTAACTTACTCTGCCCTCTCGATTCTGGTATGCCGGAGCTACGCTACTTCTCCGGCGATTCAGTCGCTGTCACTTTCGCCGAATCGAACGGAGATCCTGCTGATTTTGATTATCTCACCGGGAATCAGCCGCGGGAGGCGGATGATTTCTACCTCTTCGTGCCTAAGCTGCCGGAATCCACGACTGATTCCGAATCCGGATGTAGAAAATCTCCTCTACTAGCTATCCAGGTCACGCATTTTCCGGAGATCGGGATAGTTATCGGCGTTACTAACCACCACGTCGCCGGAGATGCTAGCTCCATCTTCGGATTCCTCAAAGCGTGGAGCTTAACAGCGAAACTCGGTGGAGAAGCCGAATTCACTCTACCGTTTTACGACCGATCGGTGCTGAAAGATTCGACGAGGAGAACGGAGATATATTGGAACCAAATGCGCGCATTAAAGTTGGGCGAATCAAAGCCAGCAACCAATAAAGTCAGAGCAACGTTCGTTTTGCAGAAAACCGACATCGAGAAGCTGAAGAAGCTGGTGATGGAGAAGGAACCGGATTCCAATTCCATCCACATCTCGTCTTTCACCGTGACAATGGCCTATTTCTGGTGGTGCGCCGACCGATCCGCGGCGGAGGCAGGGGATCAGATCGGCGACGAAGTTGTCGAATACTTCGGGCTCGCGGTGGACGCGCGGAGCAGGATGGATCCGCCGCTGCCGGCGGCATATTTCGGTAACTGCGTGGGGTTCGTGGCGGCGGGGTTGAGGCATGGGGTGATAAGAGGGGAGGAGGGGTTCCTGGCGGCGGCGAAGGCGTTTGGAGAGGTGATTAGGGATAAGGTGAATAGGAAGGGGGAGCTGCTGAGCGACGCGGACGAGTGGCTGGTGAAATTCGGGCCGCTGTTGGCGAATCGCTCGTTCGGGGTGGCGGGATCGCCCAAGCTCGACATGTACGGCCTGGATTTCGGGTGGGGGGAGGCAGTGAAGTTTGAGTCGGTGTCTATTGACAGCGACAATGGGACCATATCGGTGTGCAAATCTAGGGATTTTGAGGGAGGAATCGAATTGGGGGTTGCGATGTCGAAGAGAGCCGTTGATGCCTTATCAGATGCCTTCTATCATGGATTGAAGACCCTCTAG
- the LOC125221387 gene encoding phenolic glucoside malonyltransferase 1-like, producing LLAIQVTHFPEIGIVIGVTNHHVAGDASSIVGFLKAWSSTAKLGGEAEFAPPFYDRSVLKDPTGRREIHWNQMRLLKIGEPKAPITPTNKVRATFILQKTDIEKLKKLVMEREPDSDSIHISSFTVAIAYFWWCTDRSAAEAGDQIGDEVAEYYGFTADARSRMDPPLPAAYFGNCVGFLVAESRHGVIRGEEGFLAAAKAVGQVIRDKVNRKGELLSDADEWLVKFGPLLGSRLFGVAGSPKFDVYGVDFGWGKAVKFESVSIDGDPNASISLCKSRDFEGGLELGISMSKRAVDAFATAFYHGLKAL from the coding sequence TTACTAGCTATCCAGGTCACGCATTTTCCGGAGATCGGGATAGTTATCGGCGTTACTAACCACCACGTCGCTGGAGATGCGAGCTCCATCGTCGGATTCCTCAAAGCGTGGAGCTCAACAGCGAAACTCGGCGGAGAAGCCGAATTCGCTCCTCCGTTTTACGACCGATCGGTGCTGAAAGATCCGACGGGGAGAAGGGAGATACATTGGAACCAAATGCGATTGTTAAAGATCGGCGAACCAAAGGCACCAATCACCCCTACCAATAAAGTCAGAGCAACGTTCATTTTGCAGAAAACCGACATCGAGAAGCTGAAGAAGCTGGTGATGGAGAGGGAGCCGGATTCAGATTCCATCCACATCTCGTCGTTCACCGTGGCAATAGCCTATTTCTGGTGGTGCACCGACCGATCCGCGGCGGAGGCAGGGGATCAGATCGGCGACGAAGTTGCCGAATACTACGGGTTCACGGCGGACGCGCGGAGCAGGATGGATCCGCCGCTGCCGGCGGCGTATTTCGGTAACTGCGTGGGATTCTTGGTGGCGGAGTCGAGGCACGGGGTGATAAGAGGGGAGGAGGGGTTCCTGGCGGCGGCGAAGGCGGTTGGACAGGTGATTAGAGATAAGGTGAATAGGAAGGGGGAGCTGCTGAGCGATGCGGACGAGTGGCTGGTGAAATTCGGGCCGCTGTTGGGGAGTCGCTTGTTCGGTGTGGCGGGATCGCCCAAGTTCGACGTGTACGGCGTGGATTTCGGGTGGGGGAAGGCGGTGAAGTTTGAGTCGGTGTCGATTGACGGCGATCCCAATGCGTCCATATCACTGTGCAAATCTAGGGATTTTGAGGGAGGACTCGAATTGGGGATTTCGATGTCGAAGAGAGCCGTTGATGCTTTTGCAACTGCCTTCTATCATGGATTGAAGGCCCTCTag
- the LOC125185560 gene encoding putative nuclease HARBI1 codes for MSSDSSSRAQSDEEISHSSSEEEVPPAPTGWDVAGFANNPINNYISRRIQSEIARMQQPPPQRPIRRRRRYIPRNHTGAHDRLFADYFAEEPRYPADVFRRRFRMRRSLFLRIVNALSARYPEFRLQRDAAGKPGLSPLQKCTVAIRQLAYGGSADMFDEYLQCGETTGNECLKNFCQGVREIFGEHYLRSPDAADCQFLLDWHWRTHGFPGMLGSIDCMHWQWKNCPTAWRGQFTTGYKGTHPTIILEAVADQRLWIWHAYFGIAGSNNDLNVLNSSPLFNERINGLGPSIEFTANGNVHNMGYYLADGIYPQWPVFLKTIRCPLGDRRRYFARAQESARKDVERAFGVLQSRFALVKGPTRFFYQGDIADIMYACIIMHNMIIDDEHEGVLDVTNDPSVASSSHGVSTESARQGVPHNEHERFQAFMDIHQKEAHQALQHDIIEELWANRNRAHRP; via the coding sequence atgagttctgaTTCATCGTCTCGTGCTCAGTCCGACGAGGAAATATcacattcttcttccgaagaAGAGGTACCTCCCGCTCCCACCGGATGGGATGTAGCGGGTTTCGCCAACAACCCAATCAACAACTATATCTCCCGCCGCATACAAAGCGAGATCGCTCGAATGCAGCAGCCACCCCCCCAACGGCCAATCCGCCGGCGGCGCCGATACATCCCTCGCAACCACACTGGTGCGCACGATCGGCTGTTCGCCGATTATTTCGCGGAGGAACCACGTTATCCGGCAGATGTATTTCGTCGCCGGTTCAGAATGCGCCGCTCCCTCTTCCTGCGCATTGTTAATGCGTTGTCCGCGCGTTACCCCGAGTTCCGGCTCCAGCGAGACGCAGCAGGGAAGCCCGGACTATCGCCCCTACAGAAATGCACTGTTGCCATCCGGCAGTTGGCATACGGAGGGTCCGCCGACATGTTCGATGAGTATCTGCAATGCGGCGAGACGACTGGCAACGAGTGCCTGAAGAATTTCTGTCAGGGCGTGCGAGAGATATTTGGGGAGCACTACCTTCGCTCGCCGGACGCAGCTGACTGCCAGTTCCTACTGGATTGGCACTGGAGGACCCACGGCTTTCCGGGGATGCTCGGCAGCATCGACTGTATGCACtggcagtggaagaactgcccaACCGCGTGGCGAGGCCAGTTCACTACCGGCTACAAAGGTACGCATCCCACCATCATTCTTGAAGCCGTTGCCGACCAACGgctttggatttggcatgcttattttggtatagccgggtcgaacaacgacctaaatgttctcaattcctcgccccttttcaacgagcggATCAACGGGTTAGGCCCCTCCATCGAATTCACGGCCAATGGCAATGTGCATAACATGGGGTACTACCTGGCTGACGGCATCTATCCGCAATGGCCCGTGTTtctgaagacgatcagatgccCACTCGGAGATAGAAGAAGGTATTTTGCCCGAGCGCAAGAGTctgcgcgcaaggatgtggagagggcatttggggtgctccaatcgcgatTTGCACTGGTAAAGGGCCCGACGCGCTTTTTCTACCAGGGGGATATTGCCGatatcatgtatgcgtgcatcatcatgcataacatgatcatcGATGATGAACACGAAGGCGTCCTCGACGTCACCAACGACCCAAGTGTTGCATCATCGAGTCACGGTGTCTCAACCGAGTCCGCCCGCCAGGGTGTACCGCACAACGAACATGAACGGTTCCAGGCGTTCATGGACATACACCAGAAGGAGGCCCATCAAGCACTACAACacgatatcatcgaagaattgtgggcaaatagaaaccgcgcccaccgcccttga
- the LOC125185559 gene encoding phenolic glucoside malonyltransferase 1-like, whose product MTATTKTLTVLRRCTVAPASDAAEQRLPLTYFDMLWLYFHPIERLLFYKHPCSAADFTETIAPHLESSLSQTLRHYLPLAGNLLCPLDSGMPELRYFSGDSVAVTFAESSRDPADFDYLTGNQPREADDFHLFVPKLPESTTDSESGCRKSPLLAIQVTHFPEIGIVIGVTNHHVAGDASSIIGFLKAWSSTAKLGGEAEVAPPFYDRSVLKDPTGRAELYWNQMRLVKFGEPKAPITPTNKVRATFILQKTDIEKLKKLVMEKEPDSNSIHISSFTVAIAYFWWCTDRSAAEAGDQIGDEVTEYFGIAADARSRTDPPLPAAYFGNCVGFLAAESRHGVIRGEEGFLAAAKAVGEVIRDKVNRKGELLSDADEWLVKFAPLLTNRSFGVAGSPKFDVYGVDFGWGKAVKFEAVSIDGDPNASISLCKSRDFEGGLELGVSMSKRAVDAFATAFHQGLKTL is encoded by the coding sequence ATGACGGCGACAACCAAAACCCTCACCGTCCTCCGCCGCTGCACCGTTGCTCCAGCCAGCGACGCGGCGGAGCAGCGCCTCCCTCTCACTTACTTCGACATGCTCTGGCTCTACTTCCACCCCATCGAGCGCCTCCTCTTCTACAAACACCCCTGCTCCGCCGCCGATTTCACGGAAACAATCGCCCCGCATCTCGAGAGCTCTCTCTCCCAAACGCTCCGCCACTACCTCCCTCTCGCCGGTAACTTACTCTGCCCTCTCGATTCTGGTATGCCGGAGCTACGCTACTTCTCCGGCGATTCAGTCGCTGTCACTTTCGCCGAATCGAGCCGAGATCCTGCTGATTTTGATTATCTCACCGGAAATCAGCCGCGGGAGGCGGATGATTTCCACCTCTTCGTGCCTAAGCTGCCGGAATCCACGACTGATTCCGAATCCGGATGTAGAAAATCTCCTCTACTAGCTATCCAGGTCACGCATTTTCCGGAGATCGGGATAGTTATCGGCGTTACTAACCACCACGTCGCTGGAGATGCTAGCTCCATCATCGGATTCCTCAAAGCGTGGAGCTCAACAGCGAAACTCGGCGGAGAAGCCGAGGTTGCTCCTCCGTTTTACGACCGATCGGTGCTGAAAGATCCGACGGGGAGAGCGGAGCTATATTGGAACCAAATGCGATTGGTAAAGTTCGGCGAACCAAAGGCACCAATTACCCCTACCAATAAAGTCAGAGCAACGTTCATTTTGCAGAAAACCGACATCGAGAAGCTGAAGAAGCTGGTGATGGAGAAGGAACCGGATTCCAATTCAATCCACATCTCGTCGTTCACCGTGGCAATAGCCTATTTCTGGTGGTGCACCGACCGATCCGCGGCGGAGGCAGGGGATCAGATCGGCGACGAGGTTACCGAATACTTCGGGATCGCGGCGGACGCGCGGAGCAGGACGGATCCGCCGCTGCCGGCGGCGTATTTCGGTAACTGCGTGGGATTCTTGGCGGCGGAGTCGAGGCATGGGGTGATAAGAGGGGAGGAGGGGTTCCTAGCGGCGGCGAAGGCGGTCGGGGAGGTGATTAGGGATAAGGTGAATAGGAAGGGAGAGCTGCTGAGCGACGCGGACGAGTGGCTAGTGAAATTCGCGCCGCTGTTGACGAATCGCTCGTTCGGGGTGGCGGGATCGCCCAAATTCGACGTGTACGGCGTGGATTTCGGGTGGGGGAAGGCGGTGAAGTTTGAGGCGGTGTCGATTGATGGCGATCCCAATGCGTCCATATCACTGTGCAAATCTAGGGATTTTGAAGGAGGACTCGAATTGGGGGTTTCGATGTCGAAGAGAGCCGTTGATGCCTTTGCAACTGCATTCCATCAAGGATTGAAGACCCTCTAG